In Archangium violaceum, the following are encoded in one genomic region:
- a CDS encoding fatty acyl-AMP ligase has translation MKGPALPALKHATLTDALAAVARTRHWLVFVDSAERETSMPWAEVYARARRTAAGLRRLGVSPGERVALLLPTSPGFMDAFFGALLAGAVPVPLYPPVRLGRLDEYHRSTARMLEVSGAVVVLTDSKVRLLLGESVAAARPRLGCHTVEEVSRAEGDLAVPATPDALALIQFSSGSTVDPKPVALGHGALVAQLMALEAELPPPSDRVPVGVSWLPLYHDMGLIGCLLLAAYYPGNLVLIPPEVFLTRPALWLRALSRHRGFVSPAPNFAYGLCLKRVKDSEMEGVDLSGWNHALNGAEPVSVETLRRFVERFSRWGFQAGALRPVYGLSETSLAVTFPPAGRGPRALGVDAKVLATERRVVEGSREVVSVGRPVAGFEVQVRDELGREVPERRVGRVFVRGPSVMAGYFGHPEATANVLDAEGWLDTGDLGFEAHGELFLTGRVKDVVIIRGANHAPQEFEECLEAVEGLRTGCAVALGFTPEGEQDEALLILAERAPDAAGEGLEERIREAVLAGTGVRAHTVEVLEPGTLPRTSSGKLRRGEALRRYLAGELTAPRKVGTVGLAVEMAKSALAFVRAGREG, from the coding sequence ATGAAGGGCCCGGCGCTGCCGGCGCTGAAGCATGCCACCCTCACCGACGCGCTGGCCGCCGTGGCACGGACCCGGCACTGGCTCGTCTTCGTGGACTCGGCCGAGCGCGAGACGTCCATGCCCTGGGCGGAGGTGTACGCGCGGGCCCGGCGCACCGCCGCGGGACTGAGGCGCCTGGGCGTATCTCCCGGGGAGCGCGTGGCGCTGCTGCTGCCCACCTCGCCGGGCTTCATGGATGCCTTCTTCGGCGCGCTGCTGGCGGGCGCGGTGCCGGTGCCGCTCTACCCGCCGGTGCGGCTGGGACGGCTGGACGAGTACCACCGCTCCACCGCGCGCATGCTGGAGGTGTCGGGCGCGGTGGTGGTGCTCACGGACTCGAAGGTGCGGCTGCTGCTGGGCGAGTCCGTGGCCGCGGCTCGCCCGAGGCTCGGCTGTCACACGGTGGAGGAGGTGTCCCGCGCGGAGGGCGACCTGGCGGTGCCCGCGACTCCCGACGCGCTCGCCCTCATCCAGTTCTCCTCGGGCTCGACGGTGGACCCGAAGCCGGTGGCGCTCGGCCACGGGGCCCTGGTGGCGCAGCTCATGGCGCTGGAGGCGGAGCTGCCGCCTCCGTCGGACCGGGTACCGGTGGGCGTGTCCTGGCTGCCGCTGTACCACGACATGGGCCTCATCGGCTGTCTGCTGTTGGCGGCGTACTACCCGGGCAACCTGGTGCTGATTCCTCCCGAGGTGTTCCTCACGCGCCCGGCGCTGTGGCTGCGCGCGCTGTCGCGGCACCGCGGCTTCGTCTCGCCCGCGCCCAACTTCGCCTACGGGCTGTGCCTCAAGCGGGTGAAGGATTCGGAGATGGAGGGCGTGGACCTCTCCGGTTGGAATCACGCGCTCAATGGCGCGGAGCCGGTGTCGGTGGAGACGCTGCGCCGCTTCGTCGAGCGCTTCTCCCGGTGGGGCTTCCAGGCGGGAGCGCTGCGGCCCGTGTACGGCCTGTCCGAGACCTCCCTGGCCGTCACCTTCCCTCCGGCGGGCAGAGGGCCTCGCGCGTTGGGCGTGGACGCGAAGGTGCTGGCCACGGAGCGGCGCGTGGTGGAGGGCTCGCGCGAGGTGGTGTCCGTGGGGCGTCCGGTGGCGGGCTTCGAAGTCCAGGTGCGCGACGAGCTGGGCCGCGAGGTGCCGGAGCGGCGCGTGGGGCGGGTGTTCGTGCGAGGGCCCTCGGTGATGGCGGGCTACTTCGGCCACCCGGAGGCGACGGCGAACGTGCTGGACGCCGAGGGCTGGCTGGACACGGGGGACCTGGGCTTCGAGGCGCACGGAGAGCTGTTCCTCACGGGCCGCGTGAAGGACGTGGTCATCATCCGTGGCGCCAACCACGCGCCCCAGGAGTTCGAGGAGTGCCTGGAGGCAGTGGAGGGCCTGCGCACGGGCTGCGCGGTGGCGCTGGGCTTCACGCCCGAGGGAGAGCAGGACGAGGCCCTGCTGATTCTCGCCGAGCGGGCCCCGGACGCGGCGGGGGAGGGCCTGGAGGAGCGGATCCGCGAGGCGGTGCTGGCGGGCACGGGCGTGCGCGCGCACACGGTGGAGGTGCTGGAGCCGGGAACGCTGCCGCGCACCTCGAGCGGGAAGCTGCGCCGGGGCGAGGCGCTGCGGCGCTACCTGGCGGGCGAGCTGACCGCGCCGAGGAAGGTGGGGACGGTGGGGCTGGCGGTGGAGATGGCGAAGAGCGCGCTGGCCTTCGTCCGGGCGGGACGCGAGGGGTGA